In the Parasteatoda tepidariorum isolate YZ-2023 chromosome X2, CAS_Ptep_4.0, whole genome shotgun sequence genome, ttctcaccaaatgtgatTGTCTTAGGGCCGGGCTAGcttggtcggtagggcgctgggcccatatccaagaggtcgtgggttcgatcctcgccggccgaagactccccgtgtagtaaattgtgactgatgcacgttaaatctgtcgagtctcaaagtcctccatgttcccacaacaaatcaacacctctgggggtactgatccaggagtttccttgtcttctggattggttcaaaattacaaggctacggagttgaacgtaagtagttgtaaacccatgaaattgggtcggctgttcaacgacggttataaaataaaataaaatgtaattgtcGCACGGGTGATCACGGGTGAAAAAATATGAGAACCTGATTGGTGAAGGCTGTTGACAGACTTTTTAATCTAACACACATATCTGATTGGCTTATACCATCATCGTTTTCATCATTATTGCTTAATCATTCTTTTTGGTTTATAACATTTGGCTTTCCGATCTCTTGTTTggcgaaaaataattattacgcgaatttaatttttccatcgCCATTGAATTTTGTTTGTCTGATTACGTGGGAGGGAATGGGGTTGAGAATCTGGGGGATGAACACTTGGGAGAATTATTTCAGGAGTTTGTTGTTCCTTTCCCCCCTGTTCTTGAACATTTTCTATGGATGAAGAGGGATGAGAGTGTTTGGGCTGTTTGGAAGTGGAAAGGATTTTAAAGATCAAATCGTagtgtcatttattttttcaaacatttattacgagaaattttctcttaacttttacgtactttttttgaaaaaatttaatttgtttgtattcaATTATCCATATTGATTTATGATTATTCGCTTCTAATTGGCAATCGAAGTGGGCCACAAATGGCCCAGAGCGAACTCTCTTTATATcccttatgaaaaaatcgaggtataaatgaggtataaacgaggtatattttaaaggtataaaggaggttgttatttaaatacgtcgttaaggttgaaaagggtgcaaatgaatacctcaaaatcaaccttaaatatacttCCAGAGGTAGTATATATGTTTCAACCTGaggtgtttaattttacatctgtggagaggtagatatttactactttaaagtgtttcattttcaacCTTGGGTTATTACTTATCAgcctgaagtatatttttttacatttgtggaactatttattcaacaacccaaggtgtgtcattttacacttcaggttattataaatcaatgtattttgTTCGACttcaggtaattatttttcaaccacAGGTATCTAATTTTATGTGGGATTTCCTCAGGTGTAATTTTTGATAGTTGGAAAGGTGATTTGTTACTAACGTGAGGTGTATTATTTTCAACCTCAAGTATAGGTTTTTATGCttgtaaaggaaatttttttattcaaactaaaatacGCCATTTTTCACTTCaggttgtatttttttatgctaatgcaggtaattaaatataattaaaatgtttcaccTTAGACTGCtaatttttaacctaaaatatatatcttttcacTTGTAGAGGTATTTATCACTCTGGAGTTTTTAATGATACACATTAGGTAGTAATTACTTATTAACTTTCTACGGTCTGTCCTGATTTTCGATGCTAATCCTAATGATAAGAAACTATTTTCTAAGCACATAGGCGGAATACAGAAAAGTCTTTCGAAAGAATTTTCGACTGATTTCCATGTATTGGgtgaagaaaagtaaaatgtaatgcAAAGAATCTATcttcctttaattttgaaatacaacccattagaatttattctttttcacaCAATTCAGAATAGGAATTTTTACTTAACTcctttaagttatattttgtgAACCTTGTgctaatttgtaattaaatagtccataaattttattaatctagaATTAACATGTAGAgttgaataatattaagtatGCTGATTCGTAAACCttaaaagaacatttcaaatatgtagtgtttctgtaattttaataagttcaattaaattatcGTGAAAAGAGGAtacatttgttacaaaaatatgtgGGAACTCATTTATATAGGACAGATGTTAAAGGtgctcatttttttcaaaagcgaAATAGTaacagcaaatttaaataatttagccagcttacatataaaaacttttattaacaaaaaatttttttttttcgtttaagaaatcaaaattttagacAATTACTCTGCTTTTTCTGCAAGCTGAAATGCTGTGGTCACGTTATTTGGAGCATTGGaacctataaataaaaaatttgcgaGAATTAGCGGAACGaattagaattagaattaaCGGAATTAGCGAGAGTCATATTTACATTGATaaggacaaattttaaaagattagaataatattttagagcTTATTTCGTTGcataaatcacattttattattatttctattcaattttaattaaataaatggttaCTTTAGTAGCAgcagatgaataaaaataataataatgacctGCAAAACTCTCCTGCCagtatatttcaattctttattttgactGTTTAAACATATCActtaaaaaggataatttttctGTAAGATGCATATAAAAACTGTTGTAGAAATAACACGCTTATTGAAATTCTTAATTGTCCAATAATTCTACCCACCATTTTTCATTATGGGTTGTTATattgatgcttaattttttttctcaacaaattttgaataaattcaattacACTGGCCTGCTTGCTTAAACTTTTAGTCCAATTTCGCAAATGAAATTGTACTAAAACCAATTTTCAATGCTGATTCCGAAAATAATTGTCTATCacttaaggtttttaaaaacaaaaagtcatTTTCAACCTTTGATTTAATGTTATCAAGAATCAAccatcttttaataaaagaatgtaGGACAtcaattttttgtgattttcatGCCTAATCGAAATAAAACCATTATTAAGTTTATATGTTAACTTGCCTGagagaatgttttaaaataatgctataaaacaatgttttcaaacaTCAAAGATCATGTAAACTAGTattatcagtaattttttagGTGAAAAGATTTCATTGAATCAAAGGAGAATAATTTAcctgtcttttttctttttggtgtATATTTAGAGTTACTCCCAGGGGAAGGCTCTCCAGTTACTTGTCTCGACTTCCTCCTAGCTGCAGAGCACGTATTATTGACAGCCTGATTCAAATCTTGAAATTCTGGATGTGTAGGGGAAGTTTGGGTTTATTTGTACTTTTACCAAttcacataaataatgaaaggtCAGAAATTAACTCTAACTATTTATTGAAAGGACAAaacacatataaaataaaacaaggataaaaaaatacaagaatttgGAAGAGGGGGTTTTGGGCTCGAATTAAACGTCCGTATTTTATGGCGGTTCCTGGCAGACTGTCTTAGTTCACCGCCAGAGGCGCTATAGTGGGGGAAAGAGGAAAGCTTGTCACACTACGCCTCTGGTTCCGATTAAACGTCTCGTTGAGGGACCAGCACTTTTTGGTCTTTTGTTTCTTCTGAGGGTCATCAAGGTTTTCGGGTCAGGTTCAAGAGTCTTTGGTCTGCCTCGTTTACGTAAAGGTGCCACCGGCACTGCATTTTCATCAGAACACTTTTTCAATGCAGATACATGATACTGTCCTAACGGTTCATTTGGCTTATCAACGTGGGCCACTTCATACGATGTTGGGGACCTTTGGGTGAGGATGATGTACGGCCCCTCTCTCTTTGGCATGAACTTGACCGACTTTGATTTTGCAGCATTGCTCTTAGGATGCAAAGTAATCCATACTTTATCACCAGGTGCGTACTGTGGTGATTTTTGACGCTTTTGATCTGCGTGGGTCTTTCTCTGATCTTGTTTGGATTCAACTCTATCTCGGATGTCATTAGAGATATTGGCTAATCTTTTTAGGTAGGGAGTGATCTCGGGCACGAAATTATCGTTGTTCACGATGGCACGAAAATCACTCGTAACGTCATCTATGGTTCTCATTTCTCTTCCAAACATGAGAAATGATGCTGTTTCGCCAGTTGTTTCACACTTTGCACTGTTCATGGCGAATCTAATCATAGGAAGTTTTTCAGCCCAGGAAGTGTGATCTCTTGTCCCACAAGGATTGCAAGACGTGGCTTCAGGTCACGATTTTTCAACTCTGCAGGGTTTGCCTGAGGGTGATATACTGGTGTGAGGTTCTGATCTATTTTCAAAAGGAAACACAATTGCTGCATGACAGCAGAGACGAACTGAGTTCCGTTATCACTTATTATTCTTCGAGGAATCCCATAGCGAAGAAAGATAT is a window encoding:
- the LOC139427280 gene encoding uncharacterized protein, whose translation is MIRFAMNSAKCETTGETASFLMFGREMRTIDDVTSDFRAIVNNDNFVPEITPYLKRLANISNDIRDRVESKQDQRKTHADQKRQKSPQYAPGDKVWITLHPKSNAAKSKSVKFMPKREGPYIILTQRSPTSYEVAHVDKPNEPLGQYHVSALKKCSDENAVPVAPLRKRGRPKTLEPDPKTLMTLRRNKRPKSAGPSTRRLIGTRGVV